In a genomic window of Chaetodon auriga isolate fChaAug3 chromosome 1, fChaAug3.hap1, whole genome shotgun sequence:
- the slc38a8b gene encoding putative sodium-coupled neutral amino acid transporter 8 has translation MEELARESISLLARSASHADPPRLGSFGAVFIMLKSALGAGLLNFPWAFQKAGGVTTAISVELVSLVFLISGLVILGYASSVSRQKTYQDVVSEVCGRAVGQLCEVCFCFNLFMICVAFLVVVQDQLEKLCISLYETVTGSSEGEMPYHWYTDQRFALFIMCLVIILPLSIPKEIGIQKYTSVLGTLAATYLCVAVVVKYYLIENHTVITTPEHSQGLSSWASMFSVVPTICFGFQCHEACIAIYSSMENQKLSHWVVISVLSMFFCLLIYTLTGVYGFMTFGRAVASDILMSYPGNDVVMIISRLLFGISIITIYPIILLLGRSVILNLTLRIQRRRRGIVTHSFESRCRVVLTVMWISVTVVIAMFVPDMGEVISVIGGISAFFIFIFPGLCLVFTMQTESVNPRVRVILTAWGVITIVVGVFIFGQSTTIAIMELFHKF, from the exons ATGGAGGAACTGGCCCGGGAGAGCATCAGCCTGCTGGCCCGGTCTGCGTCCCATGCGGACCCGCCGCGCCTCGGCTCGTTCGGCGCGGTGTTCATCATGCTGAAGTCTGCGCTGGGAGCCGGACTGCTCAACTTCCCCTGGGCTTTCCAGAAGGCGGGGGGAGTGACCACCGCCATCAGCGTGGAGCTG GTTTCACTGGTTTTTCTCATCAGTGGTTTGGTGATCCTCGGCTATGCCTCATCGGTCAGCAGACAGAAGACGTATCAGGACGTGGTGAGTGAGGTGTGTGGACGAGCTGTGGGTCAACTCTGTGaagtctgtttctgcttcaaCCTCTTCATGATATGTGTCGCCTTCCTGGTGGTGGTGCAGGACCAGCTGGAGAAAT TGTGTATTTCTTTATATGAGACGGTGACTGGGTCCAGTGAGGGAGAGATGCCTTACCACTGGTACACTGACCAACGATTTGCCCTCTTCATCATGTGCCTCGTCATCATCCTCCCCCTGTCCATCCCCAAAGAAATCGGCATCCAGAAATACACCAG TGTGTTGGGGACGCTGGCTGCTACAtatctgtgtgtggctgtagtTGTCAAATATTACCTGATAGAGAACCACACTGTTATAACAACTCCAGAGCACAGCCAAGG CCTAAGCTCGTGGGCTTCAATGTTCAGTGTTGTGCCGACCATCTGCTTTGGCTTCCAG tgtcaTGAAGCCTGCATAGCAATCTACAGCAGCATGGAGAACCAGAAGCTCTCCCACTGGGTGGTCATCTCTGTGCTctccatgtttttctgtttacttaTTTACACCCTAACTG GTGTGTACGGCTTCATGACGTTTGGACGAGCCGTTGCCTCAGATATTTTGATGTCATATCCAGGAAATGATGTGGTCATGATCATTTCCAGACTACTTTTTGGAATATCAATTATCACCATTTATCCAATTATTCTTCTTCTGGGGAG atCTGTCATCCTGAACCTGACGCTGCGCATTCAAAGACGTCGTCGAGGAATCGTCACTCATTCGTTTGAGAGTCGCTGCAGAGTCGTTCTCACTGTGATGTGGATCTCCGTCACTGTTGTCATTGCCATGTTTGTCCCTGACATGGGTGAGGTCATCAGTGTCATCGGGGGAATCAGCGCCttcttcatctttatttttcctg GTCTTTGCTTAGTGTTCACAATGCAAACCGAATCTGTGAATCCAAGAGTCAG GGTGATATTAACAGCCTGGGGAGTCATAACCATCGTCGTCGGAGTCTtcatctttggacagagcaCAACCATCGCTATCATGGAGCTTTTCCACAAATTCTGA
- the nrn1lb gene encoding neuritin 1-like b produces MKSQPGMATILLPIALCLSLTPVCFGAAIPVSCGSIYKSFAQCLLTLGDSLVETQKDQNTQDIDAICRSWNAFHVCANSALDGCPGEAAAVWESLRQESRKTQFSGNLYDMCASRTTLPPSTVPPPQSPPTSDQTNQETLKGQTCKHSPTLTTLLFPVCSILLLLRS; encoded by the exons ATGAAGTCCCAACCAGGCATGGCGACGATACTGCTGCCCATCGCTCTCTGCCTCA GCTTGACCCCAGTTTGCTTTGGAGCTGCAATTCCTGTTTCATGTGGTTCCATCTACAAGAGTTTTGCTCAGTGTTTACTCACACTTGGAGACAGTTTGgtggaaacacaaaaagaccaGAACACGCAGGACATTGATGCaatctgcag GTCCTGGAACGCGTTTCACGTTTGTGCCAACTCAGCTCTGGACGGCTGTCCCggagaggcagcagctgtctgGGAGTCTCTAAGACAAGAGTCCAGGAAGACGCAGTTTTCTGGGAACCTCTACGACATGTGTGCCAGCCGCACCACCCTACCGCCCAGCACTGTGCCTCCACCCCAGAGCCCTCCCACCTCCGACCAGACCAaccaggaaacactgaaaggGCAAACATGCAAGCACAGCCCCACCCTCACCACTCTGTTGTTCCCTGTATGCAGCATCCTACTACTGCTCAGGAGTTAG
- the thap11 gene encoding THAP domain-containing protein 11 translates to MPGFTCCVPGCYNNSHRDRDLRFYTFPKDTTLRELWLRNISRAGVSGCFSTFQPTTGHRVCSVHFAGGRKTYSIRVPSLFPLRGVNERRSRRGRGRKVSAAVPAPAAAATSGIVLASVLGSTAEGAEGNAGGEASDDSITVVQIGQNGEYLGTARLPAQSEGTCYNAPIGTADDLTADDSSVENASALHQPPVQYVSVTSSPLDHSYSLTTGTTSAELLRKLNEQRDIIALMEVKMKEMKATIRQLRVAEAKLQEEVRERDRLLYGNSVVAFSVRKKI, encoded by the coding sequence ATGCCCGGGTTCACCTGCTGTGTCCCTGGTTGCTACAACAACTCGCACCGGGACCGGGACCTGCGCTTCTACACATTTCCCAAAGACACCACGCTGAGGGAGCTGTGGCTGAGGAACATCTCCCGGGCCGGGGTCAGCGGCTGCTTCAGCACCTTCCAGCCTACCACAGGACACCGGGTATGCAGCGTACATTTCGCCGGCGGGAGGAAGACCTACAGCATTCGAGTACCGTCCCTCTTTCCTCTGCGGGGGGTGAATGAGCGCAGGAGTCGGCGGGGCAGAGGCAGGAAAGTGTCCGCGGCGGTTCCTGCCCCCGCCGCTGCAGCGACCTCCGGGATTGTCCTCGCCAGCGTCCTGGGCAGCACGGCAGAGGGAGCCGAGGGCAACGCTGGCGGCGAGGCTAGCGACGACAGCATCACCGTGGTTCAGATAGGCCAAAACGGGGAGTACTTGGGCACGGCACGGCTGCCCGCCCAGTCAGAGGGGACTTGTTACAACGCGCCGATCGGCACCGCCGACGACTTGACCGCCGACGACTCATCGGTCGAAAACGCGTCCGCCCTGCACCAGCCGCCCGTGCAGTATGTCAGTGTGACCAGCAGCCCACTGGACCACTCGTACTCGTTGACCACTGGCACCACATCCGCCGAGCTGCTGCGGAAACTGAACGAGCAGCGAGACATCATCGCACTGATGGAGgtgaagatgaaggagatgaaagCGACCATCCGCCAGCTCCGGGTGGCCGAGGCCAAGTTGCAGGAGGAGGTGCGGGAGCGGGACCGGCTTCTCTATGGAAACTCGGTGGTGGCTTTTAGCGTCCGGAAGAAAATCTGA
- the gfod2 gene encoding glucose-fructose oxidoreductase domain-containing protein 2 isoform X1, translating into MLPGVGVFGTGSTARVLVPLLKAEGFEVHALWGRSEEEACCLAKELGIPFHTSRSDDVLLHQDVDLVCIYIPPSMTRQIAVKALGIGKNVVCEKAATAVDSFKMVTAARYYPQLLSIMGNTLRFLPAFVAMRQLLVEGYVGEMQVCDVRVYGPSLLDQSYGWTCEELMGGGGLHTVGSTIIDLLSYLTGARANRVHGLLRTFVQQNGLIRGIRRVTSDDFCFFQMLMGGTGSSSGGVCCTVTLNFNMPGSFVHEVMVVGSNGRLVARGTELYGQRNGSKSEELLLGDSGWVGPEVTEMPLPHLRGLSSMVKALRQSFQAHEERRLWAQGPVAMAPTFEDGLYVQTVVEAVKRSSCSGEWECVEIMSQEPDPNHNLCEALQRNKN; encoded by the exons ATGTTGCCAGGAGTCGGTGTGTTTGGCACAGGGAGCACAGCCCGAGTGCTGGTCCCGTTGTTGAAAGCTGAGGGCTTTGAGGTTCATGCACTTTGGGGGCGAAGTGAAGAGGAAGCGTGCTGCTTGGCAAAAGAGCTTGGTATCCCATTTCACACCAGCCGATCTGATGACGTCCTGCTGCACCAGGATGTCGACCTTGTTTGCATCTACATTCCCCCCTCAATGACAAGGCAGATTGCAGTCAAAGCGCTGG GTATCGGTAAGAATGTGGTGTGTGAGAAAGCTGCAACTGCTGTGGATTCATTCAAGATGGTGACTGCCGCCAGGTACTACCCCCAGCTGCTCAGCATTATGGGTAATACTCTGCGCTTCCTGCCAGCTTTTGTTGCTATGCgccagctgctggtggagggaTATGTTGGCGAAATGCAGGTGTGTGATGTCCGAGTCTATGGTCCCAGCCTCCTGGATCAGTCGTACGGTTGGACGTGCGAGGAGCTGATGGGAGGAGGCGGGCTGCACACTGTTGGCTCCACCATCATTGACCTTTTAAGCTATCTAACTGGTGCACGAGCCAACCGTGTTCATGGCTTACTACGGACCTTTGTACAACAAAACGGATTAATCCGAGGCATCCGCCGTGTCACCAGCGATGACTTTTGTTTCTTCCAAATGTTGATGGGTGGAACTGGGTCAAGCTCGGGGGGCGTGTGCTGCACTGTGACCCTGAACTTCAACATGCCAGGGTCATTTGTACACGAGGTCATGGTGGTTGGATCCAACGGGAGACTGGTTGCCAGGGGAACAGAACTGTATGGTCAACGCAATGGGAGTAAAAGTGAGGAGCTGTTGCTAGGAGACAGTGGGTGGGTGGGACCAGAAGTGACAGAAATGCCCCTGCCTCACCTGCGGGGGCTGAGCTCCATGGTAAAGGCACTGAGACAGTCTTTTCAGGCTCATGAGGAGCGCAGGTTGTGGGCACAAGGACCGGTTGCCATGGCGCCAACATTTGAGGATGGTCTGTATGTGCAAACGGTGGTTGAGGCGGTGAAACGGTCCAGCTGTAGTGGAGAATGGGAGTGTGTTGAGATCATGAGTCAAGAGCCAGATCCAAATCACAACCTGTGTGAGGCTCTGCAGAGGAATAAGAACTGA
- the gfod2 gene encoding glucose-fructose oxidoreductase domain-containing protein 2 isoform X2, with protein sequence MVTAARYYPQLLSIMGNTLRFLPAFVAMRQLLVEGYVGEMQVCDVRVYGPSLLDQSYGWTCEELMGGGGLHTVGSTIIDLLSYLTGARANRVHGLLRTFVQQNGLIRGIRRVTSDDFCFFQMLMGGTGSSSGGVCCTVTLNFNMPGSFVHEVMVVGSNGRLVARGTELYGQRNGSKSEELLLGDSGWVGPEVTEMPLPHLRGLSSMVKALRQSFQAHEERRLWAQGPVAMAPTFEDGLYVQTVVEAVKRSSCSGEWECVEIMSQEPDPNHNLCEALQRNKN encoded by the coding sequence ATGGTGACTGCCGCCAGGTACTACCCCCAGCTGCTCAGCATTATGGGTAATACTCTGCGCTTCCTGCCAGCTTTTGTTGCTATGCgccagctgctggtggagggaTATGTTGGCGAAATGCAGGTGTGTGATGTCCGAGTCTATGGTCCCAGCCTCCTGGATCAGTCGTACGGTTGGACGTGCGAGGAGCTGATGGGAGGAGGCGGGCTGCACACTGTTGGCTCCACCATCATTGACCTTTTAAGCTATCTAACTGGTGCACGAGCCAACCGTGTTCATGGCTTACTACGGACCTTTGTACAACAAAACGGATTAATCCGAGGCATCCGCCGTGTCACCAGCGATGACTTTTGTTTCTTCCAAATGTTGATGGGTGGAACTGGGTCAAGCTCGGGGGGCGTGTGCTGCACTGTGACCCTGAACTTCAACATGCCAGGGTCATTTGTACACGAGGTCATGGTGGTTGGATCCAACGGGAGACTGGTTGCCAGGGGAACAGAACTGTATGGTCAACGCAATGGGAGTAAAAGTGAGGAGCTGTTGCTAGGAGACAGTGGGTGGGTGGGACCAGAAGTGACAGAAATGCCCCTGCCTCACCTGCGGGGGCTGAGCTCCATGGTAAAGGCACTGAGACAGTCTTTTCAGGCTCATGAGGAGCGCAGGTTGTGGGCACAAGGACCGGTTGCCATGGCGCCAACATTTGAGGATGGTCTGTATGTGCAAACGGTGGTTGAGGCGGTGAAACGGTCCAGCTGTAGTGGAGAATGGGAGTGTGTTGAGATCATGAGTCAAGAGCCAGATCCAAATCACAACCTGTGTGAGGCTCTGCAGAGGAATAAGAACTGA